One part of the Salinimonas iocasae genome encodes these proteins:
- the atpA gene encoding F0F1 ATP synthase subunit alpha translates to MQLNSTEIAELIKKRIEQFNVTSEARNEGTIVAVTDGIIRIHGLADVMQGEMIELPGGRYAIALNLERDSVGAVVMGPYADLTEGTKVQSSGRILEVPVGNGLLGRVVNTLGEPIDGKGAIDAAGFEPVEKIAPGVIDRQSVDQPVQTGYKSVDSMIPVGRGQRELIIGDRQTGKTAMAVDAIINQKGTGIKCVYVAVGQKASTISNVVRKLEEHGAMEHTIVVAASASESAALQYLAPYSGCTMGEYFRDRGEDALIVYDDLSKQAVAYRQISLLLKRPPGREAYPGDVFYLHSRLLERAARVNEHYVERFTNGEVKGKTGSLTALPIIETQAGDVSAFVPTNVISITDGQIFLETDLFNAGIRPAVNAGISVSRVGGSAQTKIIKKLGGGIRLALAQYRELAAFSQFASDLDDATREQLEHGERVTELMKQKQYTPLSIADMGVSLFAVEKGFLKGVEQNKILDFEASLHSYMNSEHADLMKTINESGNYNDEIAAKLDEALKKFKETQTW, encoded by the coding sequence ATGCAACTTAATTCCACTGAAATTGCAGAACTGATCAAAAAGAGAATTGAACAGTTCAATGTAACCAGTGAAGCACGCAACGAAGGAACAATCGTTGCTGTAACTGACGGTATTATCCGTATCCATGGCCTTGCAGATGTCATGCAAGGTGAAATGATTGAGCTTCCTGGTGGTCGTTACGCGATTGCACTAAACCTTGAGCGAGACTCTGTTGGTGCGGTTGTAATGGGTCCTTATGCGGATCTGACAGAAGGCACAAAAGTACAATCATCTGGTCGTATTCTTGAAGTACCGGTTGGTAATGGTCTGCTGGGTCGTGTTGTAAACACGCTGGGTGAGCCTATCGACGGTAAGGGCGCGATTGATGCAGCAGGGTTTGAACCTGTTGAGAAAATTGCACCAGGTGTTATCGATCGTCAATCAGTCGATCAGCCTGTACAAACAGGTTATAAATCTGTTGACTCAATGATTCCGGTTGGTCGTGGTCAGCGTGAGCTAATCATCGGTGACCGTCAGACTGGTAAAACAGCGATGGCTGTTGATGCCATCATCAATCAGAAAGGCACAGGCATTAAGTGTGTGTACGTTGCAGTTGGTCAGAAAGCATCGACTATCTCAAACGTTGTACGCAAACTTGAAGAGCACGGCGCAATGGAACACACCATTGTCGTTGCTGCTTCTGCGTCAGAATCTGCTGCATTGCAGTACCTGGCACCTTACTCTGGTTGTACCATGGGTGAATACTTCCGTGACCGTGGTGAAGACGCGCTAATCGTATATGATGATTTGTCGAAGCAAGCTGTTGCTTATCGTCAGATTTCATTGCTGCTTAAGCGTCCTCCTGGTCGTGAAGCGTACCCGGGTGATGTTTTCTATCTTCACTCTCGCCTGCTTGAGCGTGCAGCACGTGTTAACGAGCACTATGTTGAGCGCTTCACTAACGGTGAAGTGAAAGGCAAAACTGGTTCACTAACCGCATTGCCTATCATCGAAACCCAGGCTGGTGACGTTTCTGCGTTCGTACCAACCAACGTAATCTCAATTACCGACGGTCAGATCTTCTTGGAAACTGACCTGTTTAATGCGGGTATCCGTCCTGCGGTTAACGCCGGTATTTCAGTATCACGTGTTGGTGGTTCAGCACAAACGAAAATCATCAAGAAGCTGGGTGGCGGTATTCGTCTTGCCCTTGCACAGTATCGTGAACTAGCGGCTTTCTCTCAGTTTGCCTCTGACCTTGACGATGCAACGCGTGAGCAGCTTGAGCACGGTGAACGTGTTACTGAGCTGATGAAACAGAAGCAATATACGCCACTGTCAATTGCTGACATGGGTGTTTCTTTGTTTGCTGTTGAAAAAGGCTTCCTGAAGGGCGTTGAGCAAAACAAGATTCTGGACTTCGAAGCATCACTGCATTCATACATGAACAGTGAGCACGCTGACCTGATGAAGACTATCAATGAATCTGGTAACTACAACGACGAGATTGCTGCCAAGTTAGATGAAGCTTTGAAGAAATTCAAAGAGACACAAACGTGGTAA
- the atpB gene encoding F0F1 ATP synthase subunit A: MASEQTTQEYILHHLTNATMCMTDDGLQTNYGKGLEEANTACQEAGFWVWNIDTLGWSILLGVAFLWLFRRVAKKATTGVPSKTQAFVEMVVEFVNDNVRDSFHGKNNLIAPLGLTIFVWVFLMNLMDLVPVDFLPWVAGQIGAAATGVDPHHVYMKVVPTTDLNLPLALGLGVFVLILFYSIKVKGIGGFAKELTMQPFNHWSMIPVNFILESVTLLARPFSLALRLFGNLYAGELIFILIATLGLWQLPLHFPWAVFHILVIVLQAFIFMMLTIVYLSLAHEDH; the protein is encoded by the coding sequence ATGGCATCTGAGCAAACAACACAAGAGTATATTCTCCACCACTTGACCAATGCCACCATGTGTATGACAGACGATGGTCTGCAGACAAACTATGGTAAGGGACTGGAAGAGGCAAACACTGCGTGTCAGGAAGCAGGCTTTTGGGTATGGAATATTGATACTCTGGGCTGGTCTATTCTGTTAGGCGTAGCGTTTTTATGGCTATTTCGCCGGGTAGCGAAAAAAGCCACCACGGGCGTACCGAGCAAAACACAGGCATTCGTTGAAATGGTTGTGGAATTTGTTAACGACAACGTGCGTGACTCATTTCATGGCAAAAACAATCTGATTGCACCGTTGGGTCTGACAATATTCGTCTGGGTTTTCCTGATGAACCTGATGGACCTTGTACCTGTTGACTTCCTGCCCTGGGTGGCTGGTCAAATCGGCGCGGCAGCTACCGGTGTTGATCCGCACCACGTTTACATGAAAGTGGTACCTACTACTGACCTTAACTTGCCACTGGCACTGGGTCTGGGTGTATTCGTACTGATTCTGTTCTATTCAATTAAAGTTAAAGGTATTGGCGGCTTTGCCAAAGAGCTGACTATGCAGCCTTTCAATCACTGGTCGATGATTCCGGTTAACTTCATCCTGGAAAGTGTTACGCTGCTGGCTCGCCCGTTCTCACTGGCGCTGCGGTTATTCGGTAACCTTTATGCCGGTGAGCTTATCTTTATTCTTATCGCGACTCTGGGCTTGTGGCAGTTGCCACTTCACTTCCCATGGGCTGTGTTCCACATTTTGGTTATCGTTCTTCAGGCCTTTATTTTCATGATGCTGACTATCGTGTATCTGAGCCTGGCGCACGAAGACCACTAA
- the atpD gene encoding F0F1 ATP synthase subunit beta: MSQGKVVQIIGAVVDIEFPQDAVPGVYDALRVTEGDLSGLTLEVQQQLGGGIVRAIAMGTTDGLKRGLAVENTNGPIMVPVGTKTLGRIMDVLGNPIDEAGPIGEEERMSIHRAAPSYEEQSNSLEILETGIKVIDLVCPFAKGGKVGLFGGAGVGKTVNMMELIRNIAIEHSGYSVFAGVGERTREGNDFYHEMNDSNVLDKVSLVYGQMNEPPGNRLRVALTGLTMAEKFRDEGRDVLFFVDNIYRYTLAGTEVSALLGRMPSAVGYQPTLAEEMGVLQERITSTKTGSITSIQAVYVPADDLTDPSPATTFAHLDATVVLSRDIASLGIYPAVDPLDSTSRQLDPLVIGQEHYDVARRVQTVLQRYKELKDIIAILGMDELSEEDKLVVTRARKIQRFLSQPFFVAEVFTGAPGKYVPLKDTISGFKAILDGEYDDLPEQAFYMVGSIEEAAEKAKKA; the protein is encoded by the coding sequence ATGAGTCAAGGTAAGGTCGTCCAAATCATCGGTGCCGTTGTGGATATTGAATTTCCACAAGATGCGGTTCCTGGTGTATACGACGCACTACGAGTTACCGAAGGTGACTTATCCGGGCTGACCCTGGAAGTGCAACAGCAATTAGGTGGTGGCATTGTTCGAGCAATCGCAATGGGTACTACTGATGGTCTTAAGCGTGGTCTGGCGGTAGAAAATACCAACGGTCCAATCATGGTACCAGTAGGTACTAAAACGCTTGGCCGTATCATGGACGTATTGGGTAATCCGATCGATGAAGCGGGCCCAATTGGTGAAGAAGAGCGCATGTCGATTCACCGCGCTGCACCAAGCTATGAAGAGCAGTCTAACAGCCTGGAAATTCTTGAAACGGGTATCAAGGTTATCGACCTTGTTTGTCCTTTCGCTAAGGGTGGTAAAGTTGGTCTGTTCGGTGGTGCCGGTGTTGGTAAAACCGTAAACATGATGGAGCTTATCCGTAACATCGCTATCGAGCACAGTGGTTACTCTGTATTTGCTGGTGTTGGTGAGCGTACGCGTGAGGGTAACGATTTCTATCACGAAATGAACGACTCAAACGTACTGGATAAAGTATCTCTGGTATACGGTCAGATGAACGAGCCACCGGGTAACCGTCTGCGTGTTGCTCTGACAGGTCTGACGATGGCAGAGAAATTCCGTGACGAAGGTCGTGACGTTCTGTTCTTCGTAGATAACATCTACCGTTACACGCTTGCAGGTACTGAGGTATCAGCACTGTTGGGTCGTATGCCTTCAGCGGTAGGTTATCAGCCTACACTGGCTGAGGAAATGGGTGTTCTACAGGAACGTATCACGTCTACTAAGACTGGCTCAATCACGTCTATCCAGGCGGTATACGTACCAGCCGATGACTTGACTGACCCGTCACCAGCAACCACGTTTGCTCACTTGGACGCTACGGTTGTATTGTCTCGTGACATCGCGTCACTGGGTATCTACCCTGCCGTTGATCCACTGGATTCTACATCACGTCAGCTTGACCCTCTGGTTATTGGTCAGGAGCATTATGATGTTGCGCGTCGTGTTCAAACAGTATTGCAGCGTTATAAAGAGCTGAAAGACATTATCGCGATTTTGGGTATGGACGAGCTGTCTGAAGAAGACAAGCTGGTTGTTACCCGTGCACGTAAGATTCAGCGCTTCTTGTCGCAGCCATTCTTCGTAGCAGAAGTATTCACTGGTGCTCCAGGTAAATATGTACCGCTTAAAGACACTATCAGTGGCTTTAAAGCTATCCTGGACGGTGAGTATGACGATCTGCCAGAGCAGGCCTTCTACATGGTTGGCTCAATTGAAGAAGCTGCAGAGAAAGCCAAGAAGGCGTAA
- the atpF gene encoding F0F1 ATP synthase subunit B has translation MNINATLIGQLIAFIVFVWFCMKYVWPPLLNAIEERQKKIADGLEASDRAEKDLELAREKATEQLKEAKAQAAEIIEQAKKRANQLVDEETQKGQAEREKIIASGYAEIEAERNRAKEELRKQVAALAVIGAERILQREIDAQAQNDIVEKLVAEL, from the coding sequence GTGAATATTAACGCCACTCTAATAGGTCAATTAATCGCGTTCATCGTCTTTGTGTGGTTCTGCATGAAGTACGTTTGGCCACCGTTGCTAAACGCGATTGAAGAACGTCAGAAGAAGATTGCCGATGGTCTTGAGGCTTCTGATCGTGCTGAGAAAGACCTTGAACTTGCACGGGAAAAAGCCACCGAGCAATTGAAAGAGGCGAAAGCGCAAGCAGCTGAAATTATCGAACAGGCCAAGAAGCGTGCTAATCAACTTGTTGATGAAGAGACGCAGAAGGGTCAGGCCGAACGCGAAAAAATTATCGCATCCGGTTATGCCGAAATTGAAGCTGAACGCAATCGTGCCAAAGAAGAATTACGCAAGCAGGTTGCTGCCCTGGCAGTTATCGGCGCTGAGCGCATTCTTCAACGTGAAATCGATGCTCAAGCACAAAACGACATTGTTGAAAAACTTGTCGCTGAGCTTTAA
- a CDS encoding F0F1 ATP synthase subunit epsilon: MAAMTVHLDVVSAEEQIFSGRVETIQVTGSEGELGIHPGHAPLITAIKPGMVRLVKQHGEEEVIYVAGGVLEVQPGNVTVLADTAVRAEDLDEQAAEEAKRRAEEHIANPGADFNYAEAAQELAEAIAQLRLIQKLRK, from the coding sequence ATGGCAGCTATGACAGTTCATCTGGATGTAGTAAGCGCAGAAGAGCAGATTTTTTCTGGTCGCGTAGAAACCATACAGGTGACCGGCAGCGAAGGTGAACTGGGTATCCACCCGGGTCACGCGCCACTGATCACTGCAATTAAACCTGGTATGGTGCGTTTGGTTAAACAACACGGTGAAGAAGAAGTTATTTATGTTGCTGGTGGCGTACTGGAAGTACAGCCTGGCAATGTAACCGTGTTGGCAGACACGGCAGTTCGTGCAGAAGATTTGGACGAACAGGCCGCAGAAGAAGCAAAACGTCGTGCAGAAGAGCACATCGCCAATCCAGGCGCTGATTTTAACTACGCAGAAGCTGCGCAGGAACTGGCAGAAGCCATCGCGCAATTACGCTTGATTCAAAAGCTGCGTAAATAG
- a CDS encoding ATP synthase subunit I — protein MRSDLAREGKNLARKALVAQLLVSTVLVMAVWLTMGSHQAISVAMGSLISILPNSIFAVFAFRYAGARQNQQVARSFSQGAKIKLAISFILFVIAFKGLHVDPLALIGGFAIATVSYWLALLQQHKQ, from the coding sequence GTGCGAAGCGACCTGGCCCGAGAGGGCAAAAATCTGGCCAGAAAAGCGCTAGTTGCACAACTTCTGGTATCAACAGTTTTGGTAATGGCGGTCTGGCTGACGATGGGGTCGCATCAGGCCATTTCAGTGGCGATGGGGTCGCTGATAAGCATTCTTCCAAACAGTATTTTCGCCGTATTTGCGTTTAGGTACGCCGGGGCCCGCCAAAATCAGCAGGTTGCCCGCAGTTTTAGCCAGGGTGCAAAGATTAAACTGGCTATAAGTTTTATTTTATTTGTTATTGCATTTAAAGGGTTACACGTTGACCCGCTCGCGTTAATCGGCGGATTTGCAATAGCAACAGTCAGCTATTGGCTGGCTCTGCTTCAGCAGCACAAACAATAA
- the atpG gene encoding F0F1 ATP synthase subunit gamma, with translation MASGKEIKGKIGSIKNTQKITSAMEMVAASKMKKAQERMATGRPYAHNMLKVIGHIANGNLEYRHPYLEEREVKRVGYIVISTDRGLCGGLNSNEFKRVTQDVKEWREKGVEVDFAALGSKACAFFNRFGGKLLAAESGLGDKPSVSDVVGVVRVMLKAFDEGKLDKVFLVFNDFVNTMTQTPVVNQLLPLPKSEDDAYQHRWDYIYEPDPKEILESLMVRYVESQVYQGVVENAASEQAARMVAMKAATDNAGNLIDDLQLVYNKARQAAITQEISEIVSGAAAV, from the coding sequence ATGGCTAGCGGTAAAGAGATAAAAGGTAAGATTGGGAGTATTAAGAATACTCAAAAGATTACCAGTGCTATGGAAATGGTTGCGGCGTCTAAAATGAAAAAGGCGCAGGAACGTATGGCTACTGGCCGTCCATATGCACACAACATGCTTAAAGTGATTGGTCATATCGCAAATGGTAACCTGGAATACCGTCATCCTTACCTTGAGGAGCGCGAAGTAAAACGGGTTGGTTATATTGTGATCTCCACAGACCGCGGACTTTGCGGTGGCTTAAACTCGAACGAATTTAAGCGTGTTACCCAGGACGTCAAAGAATGGCGTGAAAAAGGGGTAGAGGTGGATTTTGCAGCCTTAGGTTCTAAGGCATGCGCCTTTTTCAATCGTTTCGGTGGTAAGTTGCTTGCTGCTGAATCCGGATTGGGCGACAAACCATCTGTGAGCGATGTTGTTGGTGTTGTTCGTGTAATGCTTAAAGCATTCGACGAAGGAAAGCTGGATAAGGTTTTTCTGGTTTTCAATGACTTCGTTAATACGATGACACAAACACCAGTGGTCAATCAGCTACTGCCTTTGCCAAAGTCAGAAGACGATGCATATCAGCACCGCTGGGACTACATCTACGAACCGGATCCAAAAGAAATATTGGAATCATTAATGGTTCGCTATGTTGAGTCTCAGGTATATCAGGGCGTTGTAGAAAACGCTGCGTCAGAACAAGCTGCCCGAATGGTAGCGATGAAAGCCGCAACAGATAATGCCGGCAATCTTATTGACGATCTGCAACTGGTATACAACAAAGCACGTCAGGCCGCAATCACACAAGAAATCAGTGAGATTGTGAGCGGCGCGGCAGCGGTGTAG
- the atpH gene encoding F0F1 ATP synthase subunit delta, whose product MSELTTVARPYAKAAFDFAVEHNAVPKWHEMLNFAGQVATNAEMNQYLTGAVAAETLADMFINICGEQLDQHGQNFVKVLAENERLLALPEISELFTAFKAEYDKEVEVELTSASELDAEQQSKIKATLEERLARKVKLNCNVNPALLAGFVVQAGDTVIDGSVKAKLERLADTLQA is encoded by the coding sequence ATGTCTGAATTGACAACCGTTGCTCGTCCTTATGCTAAAGCGGCTTTCGATTTTGCGGTCGAGCACAACGCCGTGCCCAAATGGCATGAGATGTTGAACTTTGCCGGCCAGGTCGCTACTAATGCTGAAATGAACCAGTACCTTACCGGTGCGGTTGCAGCAGAGACCCTGGCTGACATGTTTATCAATATCTGTGGTGAACAACTCGATCAACATGGTCAGAACTTTGTAAAAGTTCTGGCAGAAAATGAACGTTTGCTTGCCTTACCTGAAATCAGTGAACTGTTTACTGCTTTTAAAGCGGAATATGACAAAGAGGTGGAAGTTGAACTGACTTCAGCCTCTGAGTTAGACGCTGAGCAACAGTCCAAGATTAAGGCAACATTAGAAGAACGTTTGGCACGTAAAGTGAAGCTTAATTGTAACGTGAATCCTGCCCTGCTCGCCGGTTTTGTTGTACAAGCCGGAGATACAGTTATCGACGGCTCAGTAAAAGCAAAACTGGAACGTCTGGCGGACACGTTGCAAGCATAA
- the atpE gene encoding F0F1 ATP synthase subunit C, whose protein sequence is MLYIAVALLIGLGALGTAIGFGLLGGKFLESAARQPELAPQLQVKMFIVAGLIDAIAMIGVGIALYLLFAVGA, encoded by the coding sequence ATGTTATACATCGCTGTTGCACTATTAATCGGTCTGGGTGCCCTGGGTACTGCTATTGGTTTCGGTCTGCTAGGTGGTAAATTCCTTGAATCTGCTGCTCGTCAACCTGAACTGGCCCCTCAACTGCAAGTTAAGATGTTCATCGTAGCGGGTCTTATCGACGCCATCGCGATGATTGGTGTTGGTATCGCTCTTTACCTTCTGTTCGCTGTTGGTGCTTAA
- a CDS encoding tRNA-uridine aminocarboxypropyltransferase, whose amino-acid sequence MRVYCKTCGYPQTTCLCAHIDSREAPASVLILQHHREVGHAKNTARLITLGLSNATVAAGKTREDFSHVESKVDVQSSALIYPGEKSQPIESAAFTSNVPKTLVFIDGSWRQAFALYSQLPWLSALPQWCFNHAPDSNYTIRHTSQPKSLSTLEAVAYSLKTGYGFDSDPLLALQTAMQNSWQGPAHHRR is encoded by the coding sequence ATGCGAGTTTATTGCAAAACATGTGGGTATCCTCAGACAACCTGCTTATGTGCTCATATTGATAGCAGAGAAGCCCCCGCAAGCGTTTTAATACTACAGCATCATCGTGAAGTCGGCCATGCGAAGAATACCGCCCGGTTGATTACACTGGGGCTAAGCAATGCAACGGTAGCAGCAGGCAAAACGAGGGAGGATTTCTCACATGTCGAAAGTAAAGTAGATGTTCAGAGCAGCGCCCTGATTTATCCGGGCGAAAAAAGTCAGCCTATAGAAAGTGCTGCATTTACTTCTAACGTGCCAAAGACGCTTGTATTTATTGATGGCTCCTGGCGACAGGCTTTTGCTTTGTATTCGCAATTACCGTGGCTCTCAGCGCTGCCCCAGTGGTGCTTTAACCATGCACCAGACAGCAACTATACAATTCGACATACCTCACAGCCGAAAAGTCTGTCCACTCTGGAAGCAGTTGCCTACTCATTAAAAACCGGCTATGGCTTCGATTCCGACCCACTGTTGGCACTACAAACCGCTATGCAAAACAGCTGGCAGGGACCGGCTCATCATCGCCGCTAA
- a CDS encoding ParB/RepB/Spo0J family partition protein, whose amino-acid sequence MSAKKRGLGRGLDALLATSQSSAQKQQEQASSDLTPVESELSKLPIEYLKPGKYQPRKDMSPDALEELASSIRSQGVIQPIVVRQTDKNSYEIIAGERRWRAAQMAQLDNVPCLIKDVPDEAAVAIALIENIQREDLNAMEEAQALNRLMKEFELTHAEVAEAVGKSRTSVTNLLRLNNLNDDVKLLLEHGDIEMGHARALLALEGEQQTEAAQIVSGKALTVRDTEKLVRKYLEPAAPKPEKKIDPDVQNLMNRLSENLGTAVNIDHNAKGKGKITISFSDLEQLDGILSKIH is encoded by the coding sequence ATGTCAGCGAAAAAAAGAGGACTTGGGCGAGGACTGGATGCCCTGTTGGCGACGAGTCAGTCTTCAGCACAAAAACAACAGGAACAAGCATCATCAGACCTGACACCGGTTGAATCTGAATTAAGCAAATTGCCTATCGAATATCTCAAGCCAGGGAAATATCAGCCGCGTAAAGATATGTCGCCTGATGCACTGGAAGAACTGGCGTCCTCAATTCGCTCTCAAGGTGTCATCCAGCCTATTGTTGTCCGCCAAACGGATAAGAACAGTTACGAAATTATCGCCGGTGAGCGAAGATGGCGTGCGGCGCAAATGGCCCAACTTGATAATGTGCCGTGTCTGATCAAGGACGTGCCCGATGAAGCCGCTGTTGCAATTGCGCTAATTGAGAATATTCAGCGCGAGGACTTAAATGCAATGGAAGAGGCGCAGGCGCTGAATCGCCTGATGAAAGAGTTTGAACTCACTCATGCTGAAGTGGCTGAAGCTGTTGGTAAGTCGCGTACATCGGTGACAAATCTGCTCAGACTTAATAATCTCAACGATGATGTAAAGCTTTTGCTGGAACACGGTGACATCGAAATGGGACATGCCCGCGCCCTGCTAGCCCTGGAGGGTGAGCAACAAACAGAAGCCGCTCAGATAGTTTCGGGTAAAGCTCTGACGGTACGAGATACCGAAAAACTGGTACGTAAATACCTTGAGCCCGCCGCGCCGAAGCCTGAAAAGAAAATTGACCCGGATGTTCAGAATCTGATGAACCGACTATCTGAAAATTTGGGTACCGCAGTCAATATTGACCACAATGCAAAAGGTAAAGGGAAAATTACAATAAGTTTCAGTGATTTGGAACAACTTGACGGAATTTTGTCGAAAATCCACTAG